The Spirosoma foliorum genome has a window encoding:
- a CDS encoding DinB family protein has product MLTQVLKSLFRRDLERLRLEIELYKDESKLWYIEKGIANSAGNLCLHLIGNLNTYIGAELGKTGYVRHRELEFSLKDIPKAELLRMIDETIDVVNKALDMVTDEQLEAEYPTLVFEEPTTTGYFLVHLTTHLTYHRGQINYHRRLLDV; this is encoded by the coding sequence ATGCTTACACAAGTACTAAAATCCCTGTTCCGCCGAGACCTTGAGCGGTTAAGACTCGAAATTGAGTTGTACAAAGACGAATCTAAACTTTGGTATATCGAGAAAGGCATCGCCAATTCTGCCGGGAATCTATGCCTGCATTTGATCGGCAACCTGAATACCTACATTGGTGCTGAACTTGGTAAAACAGGCTACGTTCGGCATCGGGAGCTTGAGTTTTCACTAAAGGATATTCCAAAGGCGGAGCTTTTAAGGATGATTGACGAAACCATCGATGTCGTTAATAAAGCACTCGATATGGTAACTGACGAACAACTTGAGGCTGAATACCCAACCCTTGTGTTCGAAGAGCCGACAACAACGGGCTATTTCCTGGTTCATCTAACTACGCACCTGACCTATCATCGTGGCCAAATCAATTACCATCGGCGATTGTTGGATGTCTAA
- a CDS encoding GNAT family N-acetyltransferase, translating into MDEQIETSRLILRDYRPTDLESIQSYVSQPVVVQYAPWGPNTLEDTQEFLDEVQERKTEKPRLVYELAIELKQNGRQIGGCELAISKQAPVEAMLGYILHPDYWNQGYATEVTRKLIELAIHTFNATTIKATCDERNKGSIRVLEKSGFVQDKVIENDFLQKGAMRTTLVFRYAPPRD; encoded by the coding sequence ATGGATGAACAGATTGAAACATCAAGATTAATTCTTCGGGATTACCGGCCCACGGATCTGGAGTCGATACAATCCTATGTTAGCCAGCCTGTGGTCGTTCAATACGCTCCCTGGGGCCCAAACACGCTGGAGGATACGCAGGAGTTTTTAGACGAAGTACAGGAAAGGAAAACGGAGAAGCCGCGACTAGTTTATGAATTAGCTATTGAACTAAAACAAAATGGTCGCCAGATAGGTGGCTGCGAACTGGCAATTAGCAAACAAGCTCCCGTTGAAGCCATGTTGGGATATATACTTCATCCCGATTACTGGAATCAGGGATATGCTACAGAGGTAACTCGTAAACTGATCGAACTGGCGATCCATACGTTCAACGCAACTACTATTAAGGCTACTTGCGATGAACGCAATAAAGGCTCAATTCGGGTGCTGGAAAAGAGTGGCTTTGTGCAGGATAAGGTAATCGAAAACGATTTTTTGCAAAAAGGGGCGATGCGGACGACCTTAGTTTTTAGATACGCTCCCCCAAGGGATTAA
- a CDS encoding sodium:solute symporter family protein yields MLLFFISLYLLSNVAVGAWAARRVTTSQDFVLAGRGLPLFLAASVTFATWFGSETIMGAPAIFVEGGFLAVIEEPFGSALCLFLVGAFFARPLYRLNITTFSDYFRIRFGRSAELLSAIIVIPSYFSWIAAQLVAIGIVLSVVTDVPREYCIIASAAIVMIYTLLGGMWSISVTDFFHNLIIILALAVLGVMLWQEVGGWETIEKRTPAGFFRLLPNSTGKDWLAYIAAWITIGLGSIPQQDVFQRVMAAKTEQISVRASYLASGMYLTIAMLPLFIALSAKLLHPDLPKDNQLIIPNMVMRHGSLPLQVLFFGAVTSAILSVSSGAILAPATVFGENVMKFFRPDISDQALLKTIRWAVVVISVACVLISTTRDTNIFDLVGESSAFSLVSLFVPLAAGIYWKRANLIGCLCAMIIGLSVWVICIWQATEISPMLWGLLASAVAMVVGSLIPWGSVSKN; encoded by the coding sequence ATGCTCCTCTTTTTCATAAGCCTTTACCTGCTTTCCAACGTCGCGGTTGGGGCGTGGGCGGCCCGACGTGTCACAACATCGCAGGATTTTGTATTGGCTGGTCGTGGATTGCCACTGTTTTTGGCTGCGTCGGTAACCTTCGCCACCTGGTTCGGGTCGGAAACGATTATGGGAGCCCCAGCCATCTTTGTGGAAGGTGGCTTTCTGGCCGTTATCGAAGAGCCTTTTGGATCGGCCTTATGTCTGTTTTTAGTCGGTGCTTTCTTTGCGCGTCCTCTCTATCGGCTCAACATCACCACCTTCTCCGACTACTTCCGTATTCGCTTCGGTCGATCTGCCGAATTACTCTCCGCGATCATTGTAATACCGTCTTATTTTAGCTGGATTGCCGCTCAACTGGTGGCCATTGGTATTGTGCTGAGCGTTGTGACCGATGTTCCGCGCGAGTATTGCATCATTGCCAGTGCTGCCATCGTCATGATTTACACGTTACTGGGCGGCATGTGGTCTATTTCGGTCACGGACTTTTTTCATAACCTGATTATCATTCTCGCCCTCGCCGTACTGGGTGTCATGCTCTGGCAGGAAGTTGGCGGTTGGGAAACCATCGAAAAGCGAACCCCGGCAGGCTTTTTCCGATTACTACCCAACTCGACGGGTAAAGACTGGCTGGCGTATATTGCCGCCTGGATTACTATTGGCCTGGGTTCTATTCCGCAACAGGACGTATTTCAGCGGGTTATGGCGGCTAAAACAGAACAGATTTCGGTTCGGGCTTCCTATCTGGCCTCGGGTATGTATCTGACCATAGCGATGTTGCCGCTGTTCATTGCACTGAGCGCCAAGCTACTTCACCCCGATTTACCGAAAGACAATCAGCTTATTATCCCGAACATGGTGATGCGACATGGTAGTTTGCCATTGCAGGTCTTATTCTTCGGCGCTGTTACCTCGGCCATTTTAAGCGTATCGAGTGGGGCTATTCTGGCTCCGGCAACCGTTTTTGGCGAAAACGTCATGAAGTTTTTCCGACCCGATATCAGTGATCAGGCGCTATTGAAAACCATACGTTGGGCGGTTGTCGTCATTTCGGTTGCCTGTGTCCTGATAAGCACCACCCGCGACACGAACATTTTCGACCTCGTTGGTGAATCATCGGCCTTTAGCCTTGTTTCGCTGTTTGTACCCCTTGCGGCAGGTATTTACTGGAAACGCGCGAATCTGATTGGCTGCCTATGTGCCATGATCATTGGCCTCAGCGTATGGGTCATCTGCATCTGGCAAGCCACCGAAATTTCACCGATGCTTTGGGGATTACTCGCTAGTGCAGTAGCTATGGTGGTGGGGAGTTTAATCCCTTGGGGGAGCGTATCTAAAAACTAA
- a CDS encoding inositol oxygenase family protein, with amino-acid sequence MISETAPLASLDQWEDDLLSRYPEPEHKSKDDYRNYDTPERDTVREFYRLNHTYQTYDFVREKERDFLKFDKKELPVWGVAEFLNTLVDDSDPDTDLDQLQHLLQTSEAIRADGHPDWFVLTGFLHDMGKVLCLFGEAQWAVVGDTFPVGCKHSDKIVYPEFFANNPDSYDERFNTKYGVYEPNCGLRNVHMSWGHDEYLYQIMKNYMPEPALYMMRYHSFYSQHREEAYNHLMDEHDHEMFKWVRKFNPYDLYSKSPKPPVVSELKPYYEDLIAKYLPATLKL; translated from the coding sequence ATGATAAGTGAAACTGCCCCCCTTGCCAGCCTAGATCAGTGGGAAGACGACCTGCTAAGTCGCTACCCCGAGCCAGAACATAAGTCGAAAGACGACTACCGGAACTACGATACACCAGAGCGTGATACGGTTCGGGAGTTTTATCGACTGAATCATACCTATCAGACCTATGATTTCGTGCGGGAGAAAGAGCGCGATTTTCTGAAATTCGACAAAAAAGAATTGCCGGTTTGGGGTGTTGCGGAGTTCCTTAACACACTGGTTGACGATTCTGACCCTGATACCGACCTGGATCAGCTTCAGCACTTACTTCAAACGTCGGAGGCCATCCGTGCCGACGGTCATCCAGACTGGTTCGTATTGACAGGCTTCCTGCACGATATGGGCAAAGTTCTGTGTCTGTTCGGTGAGGCTCAGTGGGCCGTAGTGGGTGATACTTTCCCGGTTGGTTGCAAGCATTCCGATAAGATTGTCTATCCCGAGTTCTTCGCTAACAATCCTGACAGCTACGACGAACGCTTTAACACCAAATATGGCGTTTACGAGCCTAATTGTGGTCTGCGCAACGTGCATATGTCGTGGGGGCATGACGAGTACCTGTATCAAATCATGAAAAATTACATGCCAGAACCGGCTTTGTACATGATGCGGTATCACTCGTTCTACTCGCAGCACCGCGAAGAAGCCTATAACCACCTTATGGACGAGCACGATCATGAGATGTTCAAGTGGGTGCGCAAGTTCAATCCGTATGACCTATACTCGAAAAGCCCAAAACCACCGGTTGTCAGCGAATTAAAGCCATACTACGAAGATTTGATTGCCAAATATTTGCCAGCAACGTTGAAGTTGTAG
- a CDS encoding serine hydrolase domain-containing protein, which translates to MSTSVMAQLREQLDSLMKATTQSNQPGTALLVEIDGKVVYQNGYGLANVKTKSNITPQTNFRMASVSKQFTAMAVLLLEKDKKLSLDDPLIRFFPEFNSQVARKVQVRNLLTHSSGILDYESVMNPNQHEQLSDADVLTLLKDRDSLYFEPGSQFRYSNSGYCLLALIIERVSGQSFASFIRERIFQPLGMNKSVVYEASKPIANRAMGYRQQGKTFVFSDQSVTSATKGDGGVYTSLVDYQKWQNALRNGTLVDLKSALIRMKQAIPDKPGSYYGAGWFFREPANPVLFHSGSTCGFNNFVVAIPSKKFLLAYFSNKADNKANAATVLKLLVDSGQRELADILALDDLTR; encoded by the coding sequence ATGTCAACCTCTGTAATGGCCCAACTTCGCGAACAGCTCGACTCGCTGATGAAGGCTACTACGCAATCCAATCAACCGGGGACTGCCCTATTGGTTGAGATAGACGGTAAGGTCGTTTATCAGAATGGGTATGGACTGGCCAACGTAAAAACGAAATCGAACATTACGCCCCAAACGAATTTTCGGATGGCGTCAGTTTCGAAACAGTTCACAGCGATGGCGGTTCTCCTACTGGAGAAAGACAAGAAGCTATCGCTTGATGATCCATTGATACGGTTTTTCCCTGAATTTAACAGTCAGGTTGCCCGGAAGGTGCAGGTAAGAAATTTACTGACTCATTCGTCAGGTATTTTGGATTATGAGTCAGTTATGAATCCCAATCAACATGAGCAGCTTTCAGATGCCGATGTACTCACGCTGCTGAAAGATCGTGATTCGCTTTATTTCGAGCCGGGCAGTCAGTTTCGGTACAGTAATTCCGGGTATTGCCTGTTGGCGCTGATTATCGAACGAGTATCTGGGCAATCATTTGCGTCATTTATTCGGGAGCGGATTTTTCAGCCCCTGGGCATGAATAAGTCAGTGGTGTATGAGGCTAGTAAGCCCATCGCGAATCGGGCTATGGGTTATCGCCAACAAGGCAAGACGTTTGTTTTTTCCGACCAGAGCGTAACCAGCGCGACCAAGGGTGATGGGGGTGTTTATACGTCCTTAGTTGATTATCAGAAATGGCAAAATGCCCTCCGAAACGGTACACTGGTTGATCTTAAGTCGGCTCTGATACGGATGAAGCAAGCCATTCCTGACAAGCCGGGCAGTTATTATGGGGCTGGCTGGTTTTTCCGCGAGCCTGCCAATCCAGTCCTGTTTCACTCGGGAAGCACCTGCGGATTTAATAATTTTGTGGTTGCGATACCCTCAAAAAAGTTTCTATTGGCATACTTTTCGAATAAAGCTGACAATAAAGCGAACGCGGCTACCGTCTTAAAATTACTTGTCGATTCGGGTCAACGCGAGCTAGCCGATATACTGGCTTTGGATGACTTAACCAGATAG
- a CDS encoding sodium:solute symporter family transporter — MNHLATADYIVFLVYFIIVVGYGYWIYRRKRSAQMSTTDFFLAEGSLTWWAIGASLIASNISAEHFIGMAGSGFAMGLAISSYEWFAAAVLLIVAVFFIPIYLRNHIYTMPQFLAQRYSDTVSTILAVFWLVVYVLVNLASILYLGAIAIESLVGISFTACTIGLAVFAIFITLGGMKVIGYTDVIQVVVLIFGGLVITYLALQLVAKDGGDTALGMTSVWNGLLSLRQKADGHFHMFFAKGHPYYDVLPGMALVTGGMWLNNLYYWGCNQYIVQRALGADLKTARSGILFAAFLKLMIPLIVVIPGIAAFVLYQSGPFRAAMTDASGVVKPDQAYPVLMNLLPVGMKGLAFAALTAAVVASLASKCNSISTIFTLDLYKKYVDKDASDKKLVNVGRWAVIASFAIAIAIAPMLRSLDQVYQYIQEYTNFITPGIFAIFLLGFFWKRATNRAALTVAILTLPLSLLLKFWPEVMDMVGVQADSIPFLHRTTWVFCIDVLLMVLVSLTDPASHTPQKGIIVDKSLFRVTPSFVVGSVGIFSILAVLYTVFW; from the coding sequence ATGAATCATCTCGCAACAGCCGATTACATCGTTTTCCTGGTTTATTTTATCATCGTTGTTGGCTACGGCTATTGGATCTATCGGCGGAAACGTTCGGCTCAAATGAGCACTACCGATTTCTTTCTGGCCGAAGGTTCCTTAACGTGGTGGGCTATTGGAGCCTCCCTGATCGCTTCTAATATTTCGGCAGAGCATTTCATCGGAATGGCGGGTTCAGGCTTCGCTATGGGGCTGGCCATTTCGTCGTATGAGTGGTTCGCTGCGGCTGTGTTACTAATCGTGGCTGTATTTTTCATTCCGATCTACCTCCGAAATCACATTTATACCATGCCCCAGTTTCTGGCGCAGCGTTACAGCGATACGGTGAGTACGATTCTGGCGGTGTTCTGGCTGGTGGTTTACGTATTGGTTAACCTTGCTTCCATTTTATACCTGGGCGCTATTGCGATCGAATCGCTGGTAGGTATTTCCTTTACAGCCTGTACCATTGGGCTAGCTGTCTTCGCCATTTTCATTACGCTGGGCGGGATGAAGGTAATTGGCTATACCGATGTAATTCAGGTAGTTGTCTTAATTTTCGGCGGTTTAGTCATTACCTACTTAGCGCTCCAGTTAGTAGCTAAAGATGGCGGTGATACTGCCCTCGGCATGACTAGTGTCTGGAATGGCTTACTGTCGCTACGGCAAAAAGCAGATGGCCACTTTCATATGTTCTTCGCCAAAGGGCATCCCTATTACGATGTTCTGCCGGGAATGGCTTTGGTAACGGGGGGTATGTGGCTCAATAACCTCTATTACTGGGGTTGTAATCAATACATTGTACAACGGGCTTTAGGAGCCGACCTGAAGACGGCCAGAAGTGGGATTCTGTTTGCCGCTTTTCTGAAATTGATGATCCCGCTTATTGTTGTTATTCCCGGCATTGCCGCGTTTGTGTTGTACCAAAGTGGGCCTTTCCGGGCAGCCATGACCGATGCATCAGGAGTCGTAAAACCCGATCAGGCTTACCCCGTATTAATGAATCTACTACCCGTCGGCATGAAGGGGCTCGCTTTTGCAGCGCTTACAGCCGCCGTTGTTGCGTCGCTGGCCAGCAAATGCAACTCCATTTCGACCATCTTTACCCTCGATCTTTACAAGAAATATGTCGATAAAGACGCGTCGGATAAAAAGCTGGTGAATGTTGGCAGATGGGCCGTTATCGCATCGTTTGCGATCGCAATCGCCATTGCTCCCATGTTGCGATCGCTCGATCAGGTGTATCAATACATTCAGGAATATACGAACTTCATTACGCCTGGCATATTTGCTATTTTCCTGCTTGGTTTCTTCTGGAAACGCGCGACCAATCGGGCAGCTTTAACTGTCGCGATTCTAACCCTGCCGCTTTCGCTTTTACTTAAATTTTGGCCGGAGGTGATGGACATGGTTGGGGTTCAGGCCGACTCAATTCCTTTTTTACACCGAACAACCTGGGTATTCTGCATTGATGTCCTGCTCATGGTGCTCGTCTCGTTAACTGATCCAGCCAGCCACACACCTCAAAAAGGAATTATTGTCGATAAAAGTCTCTTCCGGGTAACACCCTCCTTTGTGGTTGGATCAGTCGGAATTTTCAGTATTTTGGCAGTATTGTACACTGTCTTCTGGTAG
- the accC gene encoding acetyl-CoA carboxylase biotin carboxylase subunit, which yields MFKKILIANRGEIALRIIRTCREMGIKTVAVYSTADRDSLHVRFADEAVCIGPPISKQSYLSIPNIISAAEVTGADAIHPGYGFLSENAEFSQICADYGIKFIGATAEQINGMGDKATAKATMRAAGVPVIPGSDGLLESVEQGKKLSADMGYPVIVKATAGGGGRGMRIVRSEADFEKAWNDARTEAGAAFGNDGLYLEKFVEEPRHIEIQIVGDQYGKVCHLSERDCSIQRRHQKLVEETPSPIVSDDLRQRMGEAAIKGAQAIGYEGAGTVEFLVDKHGEFYFMEMNTRIQVEHPITEEVTDFDLIKEQIKVAAGAEISGRNYTPKLFAMECRINAEDPANGFRPSPGKITNLHFPGGHGVRIDSHVYSGYTIPPNYDSMIAKLIVSGQSRDEVITRMKRALQEFVIEGIKTTIPFHIKLMDDPKFRSGQFTTAFLETFDFSKL from the coding sequence ATGTTCAAAAAAATATTAATCGCCAACCGGGGAGAAATCGCGTTGCGAATTATCCGTACCTGCCGCGAAATGGGCATTAAAACGGTGGCTGTTTACTCAACTGCCGACCGCGATAGTCTTCATGTACGCTTTGCGGATGAAGCTGTTTGTATTGGTCCTCCTATTAGCAAGCAGTCTTACTTAAGTATTCCCAATATTATTTCGGCAGCCGAGGTAACTGGCGCTGATGCTATCCATCCTGGCTACGGATTTTTATCTGAAAATGCCGAGTTCTCGCAAATCTGCGCAGATTACGGCATTAAGTTTATCGGTGCTACGGCCGAGCAAATCAATGGCATGGGCGACAAAGCTACGGCTAAAGCAACCATGCGGGCGGCTGGTGTTCCGGTAATTCCGGGTTCCGATGGCTTGCTTGAGTCGGTTGAGCAGGGCAAGAAATTGTCGGCCGATATGGGATATCCGGTTATCGTGAAAGCAACTGCCGGTGGTGGTGGTCGTGGTATGCGTATCGTTCGATCAGAGGCCGACTTCGAGAAAGCCTGGAATGATGCCCGTACAGAAGCTGGTGCGGCCTTTGGCAATGACGGGCTGTACCTGGAGAAATTCGTAGAGGAGCCTCGCCATATTGAGATCCAGATTGTGGGTGATCAATATGGTAAAGTTTGCCATTTGTCTGAACGCGATTGTTCAATTCAGCGTCGTCACCAGAAACTGGTCGAAGAAACGCCATCGCCAATTGTATCCGACGATCTTCGTCAGCGAATGGGTGAAGCCGCTATCAAAGGCGCTCAAGCCATTGGTTACGAAGGTGCCGGAACGGTAGAATTTCTGGTTGATAAACACGGGGAGTTCTATTTCATGGAAATGAACACCCGGATTCAGGTAGAGCACCCGATAACGGAAGAAGTTACGGACTTCGACCTGATTAAAGAGCAGATCAAAGTAGCCGCTGGTGCTGAAATCTCTGGCCGGAACTACACCCCGAAACTGTTCGCGATGGAGTGCCGGATCAACGCCGAAGACCCAGCCAACGGTTTCCGCCCATCACCCGGTAAAATTACGAACCTGCATTTCCCTGGTGGACACGGGGTTCGGATTGACAGTCACGTGTATAGTGGGTACACCATTCCGCCAAACTACGACTCGATGATTGCGAAATTGATCGTGTCGGGTCAATCGCGTGATGAGGTAATTACCCGGATGAAACGTGCTTTACAAGAGTTCGTTATCGAAGGGATCAAAACCACGATTCCGTTCCACATTAAGCTGATGGACGATCCAAAATTCCGTTCTGGCCAGTTCACAACGGCCTTTTTGGAAACGTTTGATTTTAGTAAATTGTAG
- the accB gene encoding acetyl-CoA carboxylase biotin carboxyl carrier protein, with protein sequence MSTKDIQQLIDFISQSGLDEVNIETTDLKISVKRYGQGAPAAPAAPVAPVAAAPAVQAPVASAPAAVATPAVAAPKADTSNYITIKSPMIGTFYRSANPESPMFVEVGDSVTEGKVVCIIEAMKLFNEIESEVSGRIVKILVENATPVEYDQPLFLVEPN encoded by the coding sequence ATGAGCACAAAAGACATTCAACAACTAATCGACTTCATTTCGCAATCGGGCCTGGATGAAGTCAACATCGAGACAACAGACCTGAAAATCAGCGTCAAGCGGTATGGTCAGGGTGCACCAGCAGCTCCTGCGGCACCAGTTGCCCCTGTGGCTGCTGCGCCAGCGGTACAGGCTCCTGTAGCCAGTGCGCCAGCAGCTGTTGCTACACCAGCAGTAGCAGCTCCCAAAGCCGACACATCGAACTACATCACGATCAAATCGCCAATGATTGGCACCTTCTACCGGTCGGCTAACCCCGAATCGCCGATGTTCGTAGAAGTGGGAGATAGCGTGACCGAAGGCAAAGTTGTTTGTATCATCGAAGCCATGAAACTCTTTAACGAGATCGAATCGGAAGTATCGGGTCGTATCGTGAAGATTCTGGTTGAAAATGCCACTCCGGTCGAATATGACCAACCTCTGTTTTTGGTAGAACCCAACTAA
- the efp gene encoding elongation factor P codes for MATTADIRNGLVLNYNNDLFQITEFQHVKPGKGAAFVRTKLKSLTTGRVIDNTFNSGVTIYPVRVERRKFQYLYKDEAGYNFMDQESFDQINLDEKLVEGADLMKEGQEVEVLINADAETPLSCELPPFVELEVTYAEPGIKGDTANSPKKRVEVESGAKIMVPLFIESGQKIRVDTRTRDYVERVK; via the coding sequence ATGGCAACGACCGCAGATATCCGCAACGGACTGGTCTTAAACTACAACAACGACCTTTTTCAAATCACAGAATTTCAGCACGTTAAACCCGGCAAAGGGGCCGCATTCGTGCGTACAAAACTGAAAAGTCTGACAACGGGTCGCGTTATTGATAACACATTCAACTCGGGAGTAACCATTTATCCTGTCCGTGTTGAACGTCGTAAATTCCAGTACCTTTATAAGGATGAGGCCGGCTATAACTTCATGGATCAGGAGTCGTTCGATCAAATTAACCTCGACGAAAAACTTGTTGAAGGTGCCGATCTGATGAAAGAAGGCCAGGAAGTTGAAGTTCTGATTAATGCCGACGCCGAAACTCCCCTTTCTTGTGAATTACCCCCATTCGTTGAACTGGAAGTAACCTACGCTGAGCCTGGTATTAAAGGCGATACAGCTAACAGCCCTAAAAAGCGGGTTGAAGTAGAGTCGGGAGCCAAAATTATGGTGCCTCTCTTTATCGAATCAGGTCAAAAAATTCGGGTTGATACCCGCACACGCGATTACGTAGAACGAGTGAAATAA
- a CDS encoding beta-ketoacyl-ACP synthase III, with amino-acid sequence MSKAAITGIHGYVPDYVLTNAELERMVDTNDEWITSRTGIKERHILKGEGMGSSHMGAKAVAGLLEKLNIKPEEVDLLICATTTPDYVFPCTANLICDMVGIRNVGSFDIQAACSGFLYAITVGSQFIETGKYKKVVVVGADKMSAIVDYTDRTTCILFGDGAGAVMLEPNEDGFGILDSIIKSDGVGQNHLFQKAGGSRYPPTHETVEKRWHYVYQDGPSVFKFAVKNMADVSAEIMERNQLRGPDVAWLVPHQANKRIIDATANRMGIEPEKVMLNIHRYGNTTAATIPLCLFDYESQLKKGDNLVLAAFGGGFTWGAAYVKWAY; translated from the coding sequence ATGAGTAAAGCTGCCATAACAGGAATCCACGGCTACGTTCCCGACTATGTGCTGACCAATGCTGAATTGGAGCGTATGGTGGATACAAATGATGAATGGATTACAAGTCGCACCGGTATTAAAGAACGACACATTCTGAAAGGCGAAGGCATGGGCTCTTCGCATATGGGTGCAAAGGCGGTGGCAGGTTTGCTCGAAAAGCTCAATATAAAGCCCGAAGAGGTTGATCTACTGATTTGCGCGACCACCACGCCCGATTATGTGTTCCCCTGCACCGCTAATCTTATCTGCGACATGGTTGGCATTCGGAATGTGGGCAGCTTTGATATCCAGGCCGCTTGTTCTGGATTTTTATATGCAATCACAGTAGGTTCTCAATTCATTGAGACAGGTAAATACAAAAAAGTAGTTGTTGTTGGGGCCGATAAAATGTCGGCAATTGTCGATTATACTGACCGAACGACCTGCATATTATTTGGCGATGGGGCCGGAGCTGTTATGCTTGAACCCAACGAAGATGGTTTCGGTATACTCGATTCGATCATTAAATCGGATGGAGTTGGTCAAAATCATTTATTCCAAAAAGCTGGCGGAAGCCGTTACCCACCCACCCACGAGACTGTCGAAAAACGTTGGCATTACGTTTATCAGGATGGTCCATCTGTATTTAAATTCGCAGTTAAAAACATGGCCGACGTATCAGCGGAGATCATGGAACGCAATCAGTTACGTGGCCCCGATGTTGCCTGGCTAGTACCTCACCAGGCAAACAAGCGCATTATTGATGCTACTGCGAACCGAATGGGCATTGAGCCAGAAAAGGTGATGTTGAATATTCATCGATATGGCAACACAACCGCTGCCACAATCCCACTTTGCTTGTTTGATTACGAATCGCAACTAAAAAAAGGCGATAATTTAGTTCTGGCCGCTTTTGGCGGTGGCTTTACCTGGGGAGCCGCTTATGTAAAGTGGGCCTATTAA
- the plsX gene encoding phosphate acyltransferase PlsX produces MKIAVDAMGGDFAPEAIVEGVIMAAAELPEHVTIVLIGKQSILQTLIQKQGAEAVTNIELVNADDVIEMSEHPTKALSQKPNSSIGVGFKLLKDGQVNAFCSAGNTGAMHVGALFSIKAIEGILRPCIAGFVPQLTGGYAVMLDIGANADCKPEVLAQFGIIGSIYAQYTFGIDQPRVALMNIGSEEQKGSLVAQAAHQLLKENRRINFVGNMEGGDFFEGKADVIITDGFTGNAMFKLGESFYKVASQRGLSDEFLDKTNYESVGGSPILGVNGNVIIAHGISSPLAIKNMIGLAIRQVESNAYTKIAQALS; encoded by the coding sequence ATGAAAATTGCAGTGGACGCAATGGGTGGCGATTTCGCTCCCGAAGCAATTGTGGAAGGAGTTATAATGGCCGCTGCAGAATTGCCGGAGCATGTAACTATTGTGCTGATTGGAAAACAGTCTATCCTGCAGACACTTATTCAAAAGCAGGGTGCTGAGGCCGTTACCAATATCGAATTGGTTAACGCCGATGACGTTATAGAAATGAGTGAGCACCCAACCAAGGCGCTCTCGCAAAAACCCAATTCCAGCATTGGAGTTGGGTTTAAGCTTTTGAAGGATGGCCAGGTCAACGCCTTTTGTAGCGCAGGCAACACGGGCGCTATGCATGTAGGTGCCCTGTTCAGCATTAAAGCAATTGAAGGTATTTTACGACCCTGTATTGCTGGCTTTGTTCCGCAACTTACAGGGGGGTATGCCGTTATGCTCGATATTGGTGCCAATGCCGATTGCAAACCTGAAGTACTCGCTCAATTTGGTATAATAGGCTCAATCTATGCACAATACACCTTTGGTATTGATCAACCTCGTGTAGCCTTAATGAATATCGGTTCAGAAGAGCAGAAAGGCTCACTGGTGGCCCAGGCAGCTCATCAGCTTCTGAAAGAAAATCGTCGGATTAATTTTGTTGGCAATATGGAAGGAGGAGACTTCTTTGAGGGAAAGGCCGACGTAATTATAACCGACGGCTTTACCGGAAACGCCATGTTCAAACTTGGTGAGTCTTTTTATAAGGTTGCCAGCCAACGCGGCTTGAGTGATGAATTTCTGGATAAAACCAATTACGAATCGGTAGGCGGTAGCCCAATTCTGGGTGTCAACGGTAATGTGATTATTGCCCACGGAATTTCGTCGCCATTAGCGATAAAAAATATGATTGGCCTGGCAATCCGGCAGGTTGAATCCAATGCATACACTAAAATTGCACAAGCATTAAGTTAG
- the rpmF gene encoding 50S ribosomal protein L32 — protein MAHPKRRHSSTRRDKRRTHYVATPVALSTDAQTGEVHQRHHAHVFEGNLFYKGQMIIENYAKTA, from the coding sequence ATGGCACACCCCAAACGACGCCACTCAAGCACCCGTCGCGATAAGCGCAGAACACATTATGTAGCTACTCCAGTAGCTCTTTCAACCGACGCTCAGACTGGTGAAGTGCATCAGCGCCACCATGCTCACGTTTTCGAAGGCAATCTGTTCTACAAAGGGCAAATGATTATCGAGAATTACGCCAAAACGGCCTAA